The following proteins are co-located in the Styela clava chromosome 15, kaStyClav1.hap1.2, whole genome shotgun sequence genome:
- the LOC120333689 gene encoding septin-2B-like: protein MVVGESGLGKSTLVNSLFLTDLYPERTIPAAADKINQTVKIDASTVEIEERGVKLRLTVVDTPGYGDALDCSDCFKPIIQYIDDQFERYLHDESGLNRRHIIDNRVHSCFYFISPAGHGLKPLDVEFMKALHNRVNIVPVIAKADTLTMAEVKRLKQRILEEIASHGIQIYQLPDADDDEDEEFKEQTRLLRESIPFAVVGSTQLIEVKGKKVRGRLYPWGVVEVENPEHCDFLKLRTMLITHMQDLQEVTHDLHYENFRAQRLKHKEGSAEEPEDPSLSQKDKILLQKDAELRQMQQMLARMQAQMKAQQKQPSPGGGKMQSHQV from the exons ATGGTGGTTG GTGAATCTGGTCTGGGCAAATCAACTTTAGTGAACAGCCTTTTCTTGACTGATTTATATCCAGAGAGGACAATTCCTGCTGCTGCTGATAAAATCAATCAAACAGTCAAAATTGATGCAAGTACGGTTGAAATTGAAGAAAGGGGAGTCAAACTAAGACTGACAGTGGTAGACACTCCTGGATATGGGGATGCATTGGATTGTTCAGATTG tttCAAGCCCATTATACAGTACATTGATGATCAGTTTGAACGTTATCTCCACGACGAGAGTGGTTTGAATAGACGTCACATTATAGATAATCGAGTACATAGTTGCTTCtatttcatttcgcctgcgggTCATGG ccTGAAGCCTCTTGATGTTGAATTCATGAAAGCCTTACACAATCGTGTCAATATAGTACCAGTGATAGCCAAAGCTGACACCTTGACAATGGCAGAAGTGAAAAGGTTGAAGCAGAGGATCTTAGAGGAGATCGCTTCTCATGGAATTCAAATTTACCAACTTCCTGATGCAGATGACGATGAGGACGAGGAGTTTAAAGAACAGACCAGACTTCTTCGA GAAAGCATTCCATTTGCTGTTGTTGGGTCAACACAATTGATTGAAGTCAAAGGCAAAAAGGTCAGGGGTCGTCTGTATCCGTGGGGAGTTGTCGAAGTCGAAAATCCAGAACATTGCGATTTCCTGAAACTCAGAACCATGCTCAT AACACACATGCAAGATTTGCAAGAAGTTACCCATGATCTTCATTATGAAAACTTCCGTGCACAGAGACTTAAGCATAAAGAAGGAAGTGCTGAAGA GCCTGAAGATCCATCTCTCTcacaaaaagataaaattttgttgCAGAAAGACGCAGAG CTTCGTCAAATGCAACAAATGCTGGCTCGTATGCAAGCACAGATGAAAGCTCAACAAAAACAACCAAGCCCAGGAGGAGGAAAAATGCAATCACATCAAGTTTAA